The Urbifossiella limnaea genome has a window encoding:
- a CDS encoding HAD family hydrolase, producing MTDPTWTPPPGTRGLIFDCDGTLADTMPAHYRAWTAMLGRHGIAFTERRFYELGGVPTAQIIRILSAETGVPVADVDVMVVEKETLFLTHIHAIQPLESVVAVAAAHRGRLPMAVASGGYRETITRTLDQLDVRDWFDAVVTAEDTTRHKPEPDVFLEAARRIGVPPAACVVFEDTDIGLEAARRAGMASVDVRRPF from the coding sequence ATGACCGATCCCACCTGGACGCCGCCGCCGGGCACCCGCGGCCTGATCTTCGACTGCGACGGCACGCTCGCGGACACAATGCCGGCCCACTACCGCGCCTGGACGGCGATGCTCGGCCGCCACGGCATCGCCTTCACCGAACGGCGCTTCTACGAGCTCGGCGGCGTCCCCACGGCGCAGATCATTCGCATCCTCTCCGCCGAGACCGGCGTCCCGGTCGCCGACGTGGACGTGATGGTCGTCGAGAAGGAAACCTTGTTCCTGACGCACATTCACGCGATCCAGCCGCTCGAATCCGTGGTTGCGGTCGCGGCGGCCCACCGCGGCCGGCTGCCGATGGCCGTCGCCAGCGGCGGCTACCGCGAAACCATCACGCGCACACTCGACCAGCTCGACGTCCGCGACTGGTTCGACGCGGTCGTGACGGCCGAGGACACCACCCGCCACAAGCCGGAACCGGACGTGTTCCTGGAAGCCGCCCGCCGAATCGGTGTGCCGCCCGCGGCGTGCGTCGTGTTCGAGGACACCGACATCGGCCTGGAGGCGGCCCGCCGCGCCGGCATGGCGTCGGTCGATGTGCGGCGGCCGTTCTAG
- a CDS encoding endonuclease/exonuclease/phosphatase family protein, with translation MTRIRRWAVRLVLAAGALVLLVGGLVALNGLVLADRQAPRMRHYADVAVTPSASAPGELTVVAYNVAKGFAHRGGLRFDSRTAVEARVSKMAAVVRAEKPDLLFLSEALTELAPCPVDQVERFARECGLPHVATGENYNLGVPGLRVVGGNAILSRLPLTPVANIDLAGRQPFWVTKNNRRALFASAEIGGKPVLLGALHNDSFDMRNNAAQARQLLEFIGDRSCVLAGDFNNRPGEESIRLVRDSGRFSGAFDGPPTYFEGKRAERLDYVFAPAAWELLESRVVPDDTSDHRPLVCRFRVR, from the coding sequence ATGACACGGATTCGTCGCTGGGCCGTCCGCCTCGTCCTTGCCGCGGGCGCGCTCGTGTTGCTCGTCGGCGGGCTGGTCGCGCTGAACGGCCTCGTCCTCGCCGACCGGCAGGCGCCGCGGATGCGCCACTACGCCGACGTGGCAGTCACCCCGTCGGCGTCCGCGCCGGGGGAGTTGACGGTCGTGGCGTACAACGTGGCGAAGGGCTTCGCGCATCGCGGCGGGCTGCGGTTCGACAGCCGCACCGCCGTCGAGGCGCGCGTCTCGAAGATGGCCGCGGTCGTGCGGGCCGAGAAGCCCGATCTGCTGTTCCTGTCCGAGGCGCTGACCGAGCTGGCGCCGTGCCCGGTGGATCAGGTCGAGCGGTTCGCGCGGGAGTGCGGGCTGCCGCACGTCGCCACCGGCGAGAACTACAACCTCGGCGTCCCCGGCCTCCGCGTCGTCGGCGGCAACGCCATCCTGTCGCGGCTGCCGCTGACACCGGTCGCGAACATCGACCTGGCCGGGCGCCAGCCCTTTTGGGTGACGAAGAACAACCGCCGCGCCCTGTTCGCGTCGGCCGAGATCGGCGGGAAGCCGGTGCTGCTCGGGGCGCTGCACAACGACTCGTTCGACATGCGGAACAACGCCGCGCAGGCGCGGCAGTTATTGGAGTTCATCGGCGACCGGTCCTGCGTGCTGGCGGGTGACTTCAACAACCGGCCGGGCGAAGAGTCGATCCGCCTGGTCCGCGACAGCGGCCGGTTCAGCGGCGCATTCGACGGCCCGCCGACGTACTTCGAGGGGAAGCGGGCCGAGCGGCTCGACTACGTTTTCGCCCCCGCCGCGTGGGAGCTGCTTGAATCCCGTGTCGTCCCCGATGACACATCGGACCACCGCCCGCTGGTGTGCCGCTTCCGGGTCCGGTGA
- the rsmH gene encoding 16S rRNA (cytosine(1402)-N(4))-methyltransferase RsmH has product MADDPPKKKRRPFWRKRVRRSTAAGEHKPVLLAEVLDALKPQPGQTVVDCTLGFAGHSVELLKAVGPDGLLVATDLDPANLEPARTKLDAVGGLFALHHTNFAGLSYVLGAEGVAGVHGLLADLGMSSMQVDDRGRGFSFMRAGALDMRMDPTRGRTAADLLATLPETELAAAFREFGDEPQADAIAAAIVARRDTDPVTTTQALREVVEAAAPVVLDRTPGAPPERKQRLAPVTRVFQALRIRVNRELDNLRQLLRVLPDVLAPGGTAAIISFHSGEDRLVKAAFRAGLRAGVYAAVSDDPTRPTFDERKANPRSRSAKLRWARRA; this is encoded by the coding sequence ATGGCCGACGACCCCCCGAAGAAGAAGCGCCGGCCGTTCTGGCGGAAGCGCGTCCGCCGCAGCACCGCCGCCGGCGAGCACAAGCCCGTCCTTCTCGCCGAAGTCCTCGACGCCCTGAAGCCGCAACCGGGCCAGACCGTCGTCGATTGCACGCTCGGCTTTGCCGGGCATTCCGTCGAGTTGCTAAAGGCCGTGGGCCCGGACGGCCTCCTCGTCGCCACCGACCTCGACCCCGCGAACCTGGAACCGGCCCGCACCAAGCTGGACGCCGTCGGCGGGCTGTTCGCGCTGCACCACACCAACTTCGCCGGCCTGTCCTACGTCCTCGGTGCGGAGGGCGTCGCCGGCGTCCACGGGCTCCTCGCCGACCTGGGCATGTCGAGCATGCAGGTGGACGACCGCGGCCGCGGCTTCTCGTTCATGCGCGCCGGCGCGCTCGACATGCGGATGGACCCGACCCGCGGCCGCACCGCCGCCGACCTGCTGGCGACGCTGCCGGAAACCGAACTCGCCGCCGCCTTCCGCGAGTTCGGCGACGAGCCGCAGGCCGACGCCATCGCCGCGGCAATCGTGGCCCGGCGCGACACCGACCCGGTGACGACGACGCAGGCGCTGCGCGAGGTGGTGGAGGCCGCGGCGCCGGTGGTGCTGGACCGCACGCCGGGGGCGCCGCCCGAGCGGAAGCAGCGGCTCGCCCCGGTCACGCGAGTGTTCCAGGCGTTGCGCATCCGCGTCAACCGCGAGCTCGACAACCTCCGCCAATTGCTCCGCGTCCTGCCCGACGTGCTCGCCCCGGGCGGCACCGCGGCGATCATCAGCTTCCACAGCGGCGAGGACCGGCTCGTGAAGGCGGCCTTCCGCGCCGGGCTCCGCGCCGGCGTGTACGCCGCGGTGTCGGACGACCCCACCCGGCCGACGTTCGACGAGCGGAAGGCGAACCCGCGGTCGCGGTCGGCGAAGCTCCGGTGGGCGCGGCGGGCGTAA
- a CDS encoding NHL domain-containing protein — protein MLTTLVTALALAQPPTITAAAGTGEKGFAGDGGPATKAKLDQPFDVAFDRAGHLYFSDTFNHRIRKVDAKTGVITTVAGCGKKSYHGDGGPATAAGLNEPYGVELDADSNLYIVDRLNFVVRRVDGKTGVITTVAGNGKAAYGGDGGPATQAGLKEPNGICLDGKGKLYIADVADHRVRVVDLKTGIITTLCGTGKGARAGDGGPFKEASLLGPRAVAIGPDGKLYVVERNGNCVRRIDLTTGTIERFAGTGVRGYTGDGAAALDATFDGPKEIDIDKAGNVYVVDTENEAIRRIDAKTRVVTTVAGRGRTKTPGQGDGGPATAATLGRPHGVAVGPDGGLYIGDTNAHRIRVVR, from the coding sequence GTGCTCACGACCCTCGTTACCGCCCTCGCCCTCGCCCAGCCGCCGACCATCACCGCCGCCGCCGGCACCGGCGAGAAGGGCTTCGCCGGCGACGGCGGCCCCGCCACGAAGGCCAAGCTCGACCAGCCGTTCGACGTGGCGTTCGACCGCGCCGGGCACCTCTACTTCTCCGACACGTTCAACCACCGCATCCGCAAGGTGGACGCCAAAACCGGCGTGATCACCACGGTCGCCGGGTGCGGCAAGAAGAGCTACCACGGCGACGGCGGCCCGGCCACCGCTGCCGGCCTGAACGAACCCTACGGCGTGGAGCTGGACGCCGACAGCAACCTGTACATCGTGGACCGCCTCAACTTCGTCGTGCGCCGCGTGGACGGCAAGACCGGCGTCATCACCACCGTCGCGGGGAACGGCAAGGCGGCCTACGGCGGCGACGGCGGCCCCGCCACGCAGGCCGGGCTGAAGGAGCCGAACGGCATCTGCCTCGACGGCAAGGGGAAGCTCTACATCGCCGACGTGGCCGACCACCGCGTCCGCGTCGTGGACCTGAAGACGGGGATCATCACCACCCTGTGCGGCACCGGCAAGGGGGCCCGCGCAGGCGACGGCGGGCCGTTCAAGGAGGCCTCGCTCCTGGGCCCGCGGGCGGTCGCGATCGGGCCGGACGGCAAGCTCTACGTCGTCGAACGCAACGGGAACTGCGTCCGCCGTATCGACCTCACCACGGGCACGATCGAGCGCTTCGCCGGCACCGGCGTGCGCGGCTACACCGGCGACGGCGCCGCGGCGCTGGACGCCACTTTCGACGGCCCGAAGGAGATCGACATCGACAAGGCCGGCAACGTGTACGTGGTGGACACCGAGAACGAGGCCATCCGCCGCATCGACGCCAAGACGCGGGTGGTGACGACGGTGGCGGGTCGCGGCCGCACCAAGACGCCGGGTCAGGGCGACGGTGGCCCGGCGACAGCAGCGACGCTCGGCCGGCCGCACGGCGTGGCGGTCGGCCCCGACGGGGGGCTGTACATCGGCGACACGAACGCCCACCGCATCCGCGTCGTGCGGTGA
- a CDS encoding DUF1573 domain-containing protein — MLRFALAAVGVALSLGSAAANPAALFAEKVKDFGPTPRGPVVTHYFRFTNTTNQTLTLGQPRVSCGCVSASVSQFTVAPGQSAAIIAQMNTTRAGPANVTKSVTVYVPFVSPSATEVSLRVQAVIRDDLILSPDTINLGTVRKGQAHNGQTKVTFTSDPGWQVSEVTSTGAFVKAEAKLESRQGSMVTYAVTVTLDKDCPAGFWAADLYLKTSNPGVASVRVPVLVTVTPPVTVSPAAAQTGEEPATTARP; from the coding sequence ATGTTGCGGTTCGCGCTCGCGGCGGTGGGGGTGGCGCTTTCACTCGGGTCGGCCGCGGCCAACCCCGCCGCCCTGTTCGCCGAGAAGGTGAAGGACTTCGGCCCGACCCCGCGGGGGCCGGTCGTCACCCACTACTTCCGCTTCACCAACACCACCAACCAGACGCTGACGCTCGGCCAGCCGCGCGTCTCGTGCGGCTGCGTGTCGGCGTCGGTCAGCCAGTTCACCGTCGCCCCCGGGCAGTCGGCCGCGATCATCGCGCAAATGAACACCACCCGCGCCGGCCCGGCCAACGTCACGAAGTCGGTGACCGTGTACGTGCCGTTCGTCTCCCCGAGCGCGACGGAGGTGTCGCTGCGGGTGCAGGCGGTGATCCGCGACGACCTGATCCTGTCGCCGGACACGATTAACCTCGGCACCGTCCGCAAGGGCCAGGCTCACAACGGGCAGACGAAGGTGACGTTCACCTCCGACCCGGGGTGGCAGGTGAGCGAGGTGACCAGCACCGGGGCGTTCGTGAAGGCCGAGGCGAAGCTGGAGTCGCGGCAGGGCTCGATGGTGACGTACGCCGTGACGGTGACGCTCGACAAGGACTGCCCGGCCGGGTTCTGGGCCGCCGACCTGTACCTGAAGACGTCGAACCCTGGGGTGGCGTCGGTCCGCGTGCCGGTGCTGGTGACGGTGACGCCGCCGGTGACGGTCAGCCCCGCGGCGGCACAGACCGGCGAGGAACCTGCGACGACCGCGCGGCCGTAA
- a CDS encoding serine/threonine-protein kinase yields the protein MHPADHDERLAALIEQLTAEQKAGRRADITAAAAANPDLAAELTDLWAVAQFAALAVPTPTVAYDPRPTTPAAAAPAAPPRAFGDFEIVGELGRGGMGVVYKARQKSLDRTVALKMIREAHLASPDDAARFRTEAAATARLKHPNIVTVYEVGTVGGQAYLCMEYVDGPTLAQRVAADGPLPPREAARLVAVIARAVQQAHAEGILHRDLKPSNILLGNAECGMRNAEFPSPAPGSDSAFRNPQSALKVSDFGLAKRLDSGGTLTRTGAVVGTPAYMSPEQAGGRKDLTATADVYSLGAILYELLTGRPPFQAAHPVDTLLLVLEQEPVPPRDLNPTVDRELELVCLKCLQKPPELRYPSAGLLAADLEAYAAGEPIAAQPSGLRFLLARVFRETHHAEVLENWGKLWMWHSLMIFLLCLATQAMAWASVGDHVYYLALWSVGLVTWGAIFWQLRRRAGPVLFVERQIAHAWAAGVSASIIMFGIEWIIPLPALSLSPAVAVAAGMVCLFQAGILSGKFYLWAALNFAAALVMPLIPGASVLLFGVVSALSFFIPGRAYHRQRVLADARRARTA from the coding sequence ATGCACCCCGCCGACCACGACGAGCGCCTCGCCGCCCTGATCGAGCAGCTGACCGCCGAGCAGAAGGCCGGCCGTCGCGCAGACATCACCGCCGCAGCAGCCGCGAACCCCGATCTGGCGGCGGAGCTGACCGACCTGTGGGCCGTCGCCCAGTTCGCGGCCCTCGCCGTCCCTACCCCCACCGTCGCCTACGACCCGCGCCCGACGACACCGGCTGCCGCCGCGCCCGCCGCGCCGCCGCGGGCGTTCGGCGACTTCGAGATCGTCGGCGAGCTGGGCCGCGGCGGCATGGGCGTCGTGTACAAGGCCCGGCAGAAAAGCCTCGACCGCACGGTCGCCTTGAAGATGATCCGCGAGGCGCACCTGGCGAGCCCCGACGACGCGGCCCGGTTCCGCACCGAGGCCGCGGCGACGGCCCGGCTGAAGCACCCGAACATCGTGACCGTGTACGAGGTGGGCACGGTCGGCGGACAGGCGTACCTGTGCATGGAGTACGTTGATGGCCCGACGCTCGCCCAACGGGTCGCGGCCGACGGCCCGCTGCCGCCGCGCGAGGCGGCCCGGCTCGTGGCCGTCATCGCGCGGGCCGTCCAGCAGGCGCACGCGGAAGGCATCCTGCACCGCGACCTGAAGCCGTCCAACATCCTCCTCGGTAACGCGGAATGCGGAATGCGGAATGCGGAATTCCCGTCCCCGGCTCCCGGCTCGGATTCCGCATTCCGCAATCCGCAATCCGCACTCAAGGTGAGTGACTTCGGCCTCGCCAAGCGGCTCGACAGCGGCGGCACGCTGACCCGCACCGGGGCCGTCGTCGGCACGCCGGCGTACATGAGCCCCGAGCAGGCCGGCGGCCGCAAAGACCTGACCGCCACCGCCGACGTGTACTCGCTCGGCGCCATCCTCTACGAACTCCTCACCGGCCGGCCGCCGTTCCAGGCCGCGCACCCCGTCGACACGCTGTTGCTCGTGCTGGAACAGGAGCCGGTGCCGCCGCGCGACCTGAACCCGACCGTGGACCGCGAGCTGGAACTTGTCTGCCTCAAGTGCCTCCAGAAGCCGCCGGAGTTGCGCTACCCGTCGGCCGGGCTGCTCGCCGCCGACCTGGAAGCCTATGCGGCCGGTGAACCGATCGCGGCGCAGCCGAGCGGGCTGCGGTTCCTGCTGGCGCGCGTGTTCCGCGAGACGCACCACGCCGAGGTGCTGGAGAACTGGGGCAAGCTGTGGATGTGGCACAGCCTCATGATCTTCCTGCTGTGCCTCGCCACGCAGGCGATGGCGTGGGCGAGTGTCGGCGACCACGTGTACTACCTGGCCCTGTGGTCGGTCGGGCTGGTGACGTGGGGGGCGATCTTCTGGCAGCTGCGGCGCCGCGCCGGGCCGGTGCTGTTCGTGGAGCGGCAGATCGCGCACGCCTGGGCGGCGGGCGTGAGCGCGAGCATCATCATGTTCGGCATCGAGTGGATCATCCCGCTGCCGGCGCTGTCGCTGTCGCCGGCGGTGGCGGTCGCGGCCGGGATGGTGTGCCTGTTCCAGGCCGGCATTCTGTCGGGGAAGTTCTACCTGTGGGCGGCGCTGAACTTCGCCGCCGCGCTGGTCATGCCGCTGATCCCGGGAGCGAGCGTCCTCCTGTTCGGCGTGGTGTCGGCGCTGTCGTTCTTCATCCCGGGCCGGGCTTACCACCGGCAGCGCGTGCTGGCGGACGCCCGCCGCGCTCGTACCGCTTGA
- a CDS encoding pyridoxamine 5'-phosphate oxidase family protein, translated as MGKVFEGLDDDLRRFISRQHVFFVATAPLAADGHVNLSPKGLDTFRVLGPTTVAYLDLTGSGVETIAHLRENGRLTVMFCAFEGRPRILRLYGRGRAVEPTDAAWAELAPHFPELPGVRSVVVLEVERIAISCGYAVPRYEYAGDRPQLTEWCEKKSPEALSDYRAKKNRTSIDGLPGLPSAG; from the coding sequence GTGGGGAAGGTATTTGAGGGGCTCGACGACGACCTGAGGCGGTTCATTTCGCGGCAGCACGTGTTCTTCGTGGCGACGGCCCCGCTGGCGGCCGACGGCCACGTCAACCTGTCGCCGAAGGGGCTGGACACGTTCCGCGTGCTCGGCCCGACGACGGTGGCGTACCTCGACCTGACCGGCAGCGGTGTCGAAACGATCGCCCACCTCCGGGAGAACGGCCGGCTGACGGTGATGTTCTGTGCATTCGAGGGCCGGCCGCGCATCCTCCGGCTGTACGGCCGCGGCCGCGCCGTGGAGCCGACCGACGCCGCGTGGGCGGAACTCGCGCCGCACTTCCCCGAGCTGCCGGGGGTGCGGTCGGTGGTGGTGCTGGAGGTGGAGCGGATCGCCATCTCGTGCGGCTACGCGGTGCCGCGCTACGAGTACGCCGGCGACCGCCCGCAGCTGACCGAGTGGTGCGAGAAGAAGAGCCCCGAGGCGTTGAGCGACTACCGGGCGAAGAAGAACCGCACCAGTATCGACGGCCTGCCGGGGCTGCCCTCGGCGGGGTGA
- a CDS encoding pyruvate carboxylase, which produces MPDSLPQPFKKLLVANRSEIATRVFRSAHELGIRTVAVYSHEDRFALHRFKADEAYQVGKPGEPIRSYLDIPGIVALAKSVGVDAIHPGYGFLSENAGFARACADAGITFVGPKPDILDNLGDKVAARAIAKKAGVPVLSGTDNPLTSADAASTLADALGYPVIVKASMGGGGRGMRVVRSADKLKESVESAQREAGTAFGVPDVFLEKFVERAKHIEVQLIGDRHGGLVHLFERDCSIQRRHQKVVELAPAPNLPEKVRKEILDAALAVGGAVGLDNAGTVEFLYDTDAGKVYFIEVNPRIQVEHTVTEQVTGFDIVRSQILIAGGLPLNHPEVGLVQEQIATQGFAIQCRVTTEDPANGFVPDYGRLTAYRSSGGPGVRLDGGTAFGGAIITPYYDSLLVKVTASGRRFADAATRMERCLQEFRIRGVKTNIPFLLNLIEHPEFLAGNVTTRFLDETPDLFKLSGRRDRATKLLAYVADVIVNGHPEVRGEGVKGRRGEGVTTGPGSLTPSPLHPFTPSPALPEGTRDYFKAHGAKKLAQWVKEQKRLLVTDTTMRDAHQSLLATRMRTADMLAVAPRYAAAHANFFSLEMWGGATFDTSMRFLKESPWDRLARLREAVPNILFQMLLRAANAVGYSNYPDNVVDEFVRLSAQHGMDIFRVFDANNWLPNLRVGVEAVLKTDAICEAAVCYTGDILDPRRDKYSLTYYVTLAKELEKLGTHFLAIKDMAGLLKPYAAKKLVKALREAVGLPIHFHTHDSAGGQVAAYVMAAEEGVDIVDCAFAPLAGNTAQPSLNALQETLRFTDRDPGFDFDTLRETALYWERVRGYYAAFETGQLAASADVYQHEMPGGQYANLYQQAQSLGLGDRWAEVGPMYAAVNQLFGDIVKVTPTSKVVGDAALFLLSHGLTPADALDPKKAVSFPESVVEFFEGKLGQPPGGFPKELQAKVLRGKKPLTDRPGALLSPTDFGKARVDLEKKLGRPASETDVISYVLYPKVFPEFAAAEAKYSDLSVLPTPVFFHGMEKGDEVSIEIESGKTLIVKFLTVGEPQPDGRRVVYFELNGQPREVVVVDRSLDATATKSRPKAEVGNAKHVAAPMPGAVVGVAVAPGEEVAAGQKLMTLEAMKMETTLYATVAGKVAEVLVRPGIPVEGGDLVVRFE; this is translated from the coding sequence ATGCCGGATTCGCTCCCCCAGCCCTTCAAGAAGCTCCTCGTCGCCAACCGCAGCGAGATCGCCACCCGGGTGTTCCGCTCGGCCCACGAGCTCGGCATCCGCACGGTCGCGGTGTACAGCCACGAAGACCGCTTCGCCCTCCACCGGTTCAAGGCCGACGAGGCGTACCAGGTCGGCAAGCCCGGCGAGCCCATCCGCTCGTACCTCGACATCCCCGGCATCGTGGCTCTGGCGAAGTCCGTGGGCGTGGACGCGATTCACCCCGGCTACGGCTTCCTGAGCGAGAACGCCGGCTTCGCCCGCGCCTGTGCCGACGCCGGCATCACGTTCGTCGGCCCGAAGCCGGACATCCTCGACAACCTCGGCGACAAGGTCGCAGCCCGCGCCATCGCCAAGAAGGCCGGCGTCCCCGTCCTGTCGGGGACTGACAACCCGCTGACATCCGCCGACGCGGCTTCGACACTCGCCGACGCGCTGGGTTACCCGGTGATCGTGAAGGCGTCGATGGGCGGCGGCGGGCGCGGGATGCGGGTGGTGCGGTCGGCGGACAAGTTGAAGGAGTCGGTGGAGTCGGCCCAGCGCGAGGCGGGCACGGCGTTCGGCGTGCCGGACGTGTTCCTGGAGAAGTTCGTCGAGCGGGCCAAGCACATCGAGGTGCAGCTGATCGGCGACCGCCACGGCGGGCTCGTTCACCTGTTCGAGCGCGACTGCTCCATCCAGCGGCGGCACCAAAAGGTCGTGGAGTTGGCCCCCGCCCCGAACCTGCCCGAGAAGGTGCGGAAGGAGATTCTCGACGCGGCGCTGGCGGTCGGCGGCGCGGTCGGGCTCGACAACGCGGGCACGGTCGAGTTCCTGTACGACACCGACGCCGGCAAGGTGTACTTCATCGAAGTCAACCCGCGCATCCAGGTCGAGCACACGGTCACCGAACAGGTGACGGGCTTCGACATCGTGCGCAGCCAAATCCTGATCGCCGGCGGGCTCCCCCTGAATCACCCCGAGGTGGGGCTGGTGCAGGAACAGATCGCCACGCAGGGGTTCGCCATCCAGTGCCGGGTGACGACGGAAGACCCCGCGAACGGCTTCGTGCCCGACTACGGCCGGCTGACGGCGTACCGCTCCAGCGGCGGCCCCGGCGTGCGGCTCGACGGCGGCACCGCGTTCGGCGGGGCGATCATCACGCCGTACTACGACTCGCTGCTGGTAAAGGTGACCGCCAGCGGCCGCCGCTTCGCCGACGCCGCAACGCGGATGGAGCGCTGTCTGCAAGAGTTCCGCATCCGCGGCGTGAAGACGAACATCCCGTTCCTGCTGAACCTGATCGAGCACCCGGAGTTCCTGGCCGGGAACGTGACGACGCGGTTCCTGGACGAGACGCCGGACCTGTTCAAGCTGTCCGGCCGCCGCGACCGCGCGACGAAGCTGCTCGCCTACGTCGCCGACGTGATCGTGAACGGCCACCCGGAGGTCCGTGGTGAAGGGGTGAAGGGGCGAAGGGGCGAAGGGGTGACGACCGGGCCGGGTTCCCTCACCCCTTCACCCCTTCACCCCTTCACCCCTTCACCGGCGCTCCCTGAAGGCACCCGCGATTACTTCAAGGCCCACGGCGCCAAGAAGCTCGCCCAGTGGGTGAAGGAGCAGAAGCGCCTCCTCGTCACCGACACGACGATGCGCGACGCCCACCAGTCGCTCCTGGCGACGCGGATGCGCACCGCCGACATGCTCGCCGTCGCCCCGCGCTACGCCGCGGCGCACGCCAACTTCTTCTCCCTGGAGATGTGGGGCGGCGCCACCTTCGACACGTCGATGCGCTTCCTCAAGGAGTCGCCGTGGGACCGGCTCGCCCGGCTGCGCGAGGCGGTGCCAAACATCCTGTTCCAGATGCTGCTCCGGGCCGCGAACGCCGTCGGCTACTCGAATTACCCCGACAACGTGGTGGACGAGTTCGTCCGCCTCTCGGCGCAGCACGGCATGGACATCTTCCGCGTGTTCGACGCCAACAACTGGCTGCCGAACCTCCGCGTCGGCGTCGAGGCCGTGCTGAAGACCGACGCCATCTGCGAAGCGGCCGTGTGCTACACCGGCGACATCCTCGACCCGCGGCGCGACAAGTATTCGCTGACCTACTACGTGACACTGGCGAAGGAACTGGAGAAGCTCGGCACGCACTTCCTGGCCATCAAGGACATGGCCGGCCTGCTCAAGCCGTACGCCGCGAAGAAGCTCGTGAAGGCGCTCCGCGAGGCGGTCGGGCTGCCGATCCACTTCCACACGCACGACTCGGCCGGCGGGCAGGTCGCGGCCTACGTCATGGCCGCGGAGGAAGGCGTCGATATCGTCGATTGCGCCTTCGCCCCGCTGGCCGGGAACACGGCGCAACCCAGCCTCAACGCGCTGCAAGAGACGCTGCGCTTCACCGACCGCGACCCCGGTTTCGACTTCGACACGCTGCGCGAAACGGCCCTCTACTGGGAGCGCGTCCGCGGCTACTACGCGGCGTTCGAGACGGGGCAGCTGGCGGCGTCGGCCGACGTGTACCAGCACGAAATGCCCGGCGGCCAGTACGCCAACCTGTACCAGCAGGCGCAGTCGCTCGGGCTCGGCGACCGGTGGGCGGAGGTCGGCCCGATGTACGCCGCCGTGAACCAGCTGTTCGGCGACATCGTCAAGGTCACGCCCACGTCGAAGGTTGTGGGCGACGCGGCGCTGTTCCTCCTGTCGCACGGCCTGACACCGGCGGACGCGCTCGACCCGAAGAAGGCCGTGTCGTTTCCCGAGTCGGTGGTCGAGTTCTTCGAGGGGAAGCTCGGCCAGCCGCCGGGCGGGTTCCCGAAGGAGCTCCAGGCGAAGGTGCTGCGCGGCAAGAAGCCGCTGACCGACCGCCCGGGGGCGCTTCTCTCGCCGACCGACTTCGGCAAGGCGCGGGTCGACTTGGAGAAGAAGCTGGGCCGGCCGGCGAGCGAGACGGACGTGATCTCCTACGTCCTGTACCCGAAGGTGTTCCCCGAGTTCGCCGCGGCCGAGGCCAAGTACTCGGACCTGAGCGTGCTGCCGACGCCGGTGTTCTTCCACGGCATGGAGAAGGGCGACGAGGTCAGCATCGAGATCGAGTCGGGTAAGACGTTGATCGTGAAGTTCCTGACAGTCGGCGAGCCGCAGCCGGACGGCCGGCGCGTCGTGTACTTCGAGCTGAACGGCCAGCCGCGCGAGGTCGTGGTGGTGGACCGGTCGCTCGACGCGACCGCGACCAAGAGCCGCCCGAAGGCCGAGGTCGGGAACGCCAAGCACGTGGCGGCGCCGATGCCCGGCGCGGTGGTGGGAGTGGCCGTGGCCCCGGGCGAGGAGGTCGCCGCCGGGCAGAAGCTGATGACGCTCGAAGCGATGAAGATGGAGACGACGCTCTACGCCACCGTGGCAGGCAAGGTGGCCGAGGTGCTGGTCCGCCCCGGCATCCCGGTCGAGGGTGGCGACCTGGTGGTGCGATTCGAGTAA